Proteins co-encoded in one Papaver somniferum cultivar HN1 chromosome 5, ASM357369v1, whole genome shotgun sequence genomic window:
- the LOC113281963 gene encoding 3-ketoacyl-CoA synthase 6-like, producing the protein MPPTLPPDYSNSVKLKYVKRGYQCLVNNFLTFLLIPIMAAIILQVVQLGPDELLSLWNSVELDLIQVLCSSFLIIIISTVYFMMKPRTIYLVEYALYKPPVTCRVPFSTFMEHSRLNNMNDPKSVEFQMRILERSGLGEETCLPPANHYIPPVPTMEASRAEAELVIFSSVDALLKKTGIKPKDIDILIVNCSMFSPTPSMSAMVVNKYKMRSNIRSFNLSGMGCSAGLISIDLARDLLQVHPNSHALVISTETITPSYYSGKQRSMLLPNCLFRMGGAAILLSNRRRDRYRAKYNLVHVVRTHKGADDKAFKCVYEEEDPEGIRGVSLSKDLMAIAGDALKSNITTIGPLVLPASEQLLFLFTLIGRKVFNPKWKPYIPDFKQAFEHFCIHAGGRAVIDELQKNLQLSAEHVEASRMTLHRFGNTSSSSLWYELSYIEAKGRMRKGDRVWQIAFGSGFKCNSAVWKCNRTIKTPVEGSPWLDCVHRYPVHIPEIVKL; encoded by the coding sequence ATGCCACCAACATTACCGCCAGATTACTCAAACTCAGTGAAGTTGAAATATGTGAAAAGAGGGTATCAATGTCTAGTAAACAATTTCTTAACGTTTCTACTCATACCAATCATGGCAGCAATTATATTACAAGTAGTGCAGTTAGGTCCTGATGAATTATTAAGTCTATGGAACTCTGTAGAACTAGATCTTATTCAAGTTCTATGTTCTTCATTTCTAATTATCATCATTTCTACTGTCTACTTCATGATGAAACCTAGAACCATATACTTAGTCGAGTATGCTCTTTACAAACCACCAGTTACATGTAGAGTTCCTTTCTCTACTTTTATGGAACATTCAAGACTCAATAATATGAATGATCCTAAAAGTGTTGAGTTTCAAATGAGAATTCTTGAAAGATCGGGTCTAGGGGAAGAAACTTGTTTGCCACCAGCTAATCATTATATTCCTCCTGTACCAACTATGGAAGCTTCAAGAGCTGAAGCTGAGTTAGTTATATTTTCTTCGGTTGATGCGCTTCTAAAAAAGACTGGGATTAAACCCAAAGACATTGATATCTTGATTGTCAACTGCAGTATGTTTTCGCCAACACCATCCATGTCGGCAATGGTGGTGAACAAATACAAGATGAGGAGTAATATCAGAAGTTTTAATCTATCTGGTATGGGTTGCAGTGCTGGTTTAATATCGATCGATTTAGCTCGTGATCTTCTTCAAGTTCATCCCAATTCACATGCGCTGGTTATAAGTACTGAGACCATAACTCCTAGCTATTACAGTGGGAAACAAAGGTCAATGCTTTTGCCAAATTGTTTGTTCAGAATGGGTGGTGCAGCTATACTTTTATCCAACAGACGGAGAGACAGATACCGTGCAAAGTATAACTTAGTTCATGTGGTTCGAACTCATAAAGGAGCTGATGATAAAGCTTTTAAATGTGTttatgaagaagaagatccaGAAGGAATAAGAGGTGTTTCACTTTCTAAAGATTTGATGGCTATTGCTGGTGACGCTCTTAAATCCAATATTACAACGATTGGACCTCTTGTTCTCCCTGCATCAGAACAACTTCTTTTCCTATTCACTCTTATCGGTCGAAAAGTCTTTAATCCTAAGTGGAAACCATATATACCTGATTTTAAACAAGCGTTCGAGCATTTCTGTATACATGCAGGTGGGCGAGCAGTTATCGATGAATTACAAAAGAATCTCCAGCTTTCAGCCGAACACGTTGAAGCATCAAGGATGACACTCCATCGTTTTGGCAacacatcatcttcttctttgtggTATGAACTAAGTTATATTGAAGCTAAAGGAAGGATGAGAAAAGGTGACAGGGTGTGGCAAATTGCATTTGGTAGTGGATTTAAGTGTAACAGTGCAGTATGGAAGTGTAACAGGACAATCAAAACACCTGTTGAAGGTAGTCCATGGTTGGATTGTGTTCACAGGTATCCTGTTCATATCCCTGAAATTGTCAAGCTCTAG